The following are encoded together in the Planktothrix serta PCC 8927 genome:
- a CDS encoding Uma2 family endonuclease: protein MVLSLYTITDAELMQISSQNSDLRFERNADGTLVTMAPTGGISGNRELKFGSRLLVWVESQNLGEVFGSSTGFKLPNGAIRSPDVAFVAQERLPQGWDEGEDEFLNLVPDFVIEIRSKTDSLKKCKEKMTEYIENGVRLGWLIDRQNQQAWVYHADSSITQYPATATLTGEDIVPGFTIALNSLI, encoded by the coding sequence ATGGTATTATCTTTATATACAATAACGGATGCTGAATTGATGCAAATCAGTTCTCAAAATTCTGATTTACGCTTTGAACGAAATGCAGATGGAACGTTAGTAACTATGGCTCCTACAGGTGGAATTTCAGGAAATCGAGAATTAAAGTTTGGCTCTCGTTTATTGGTTTGGGTAGAAAGCCAAAACTTAGGTGAAGTATTTGGTTCTAGTACCGGATTTAAACTGCCTAATGGAGCCATTCGTTCTCCTGATGTGGCGTTTGTTGCTCAAGAACGTTTACCTCAAGGATGGGATGAAGGAGAAGATGAATTTTTAAATTTAGTCCCAGATTTTGTGATAGAAATTCGGTCTAAAACCGATAGTTTAAAAAAGTGTAAAGAAAAAATGACTGAATATATTGAAAATGGGGTGCGGTTGGGGTGGTTAATTGACCGTCAAAATCAACAAGCTTGGGTATATCATGCTGATAGTTCAATTACTCAATATCCCGCAACCGCAACGTTAACGGGAGAAGATATTGTCCCAGGATTTACAATCGCGTTAAACTCCTTAATTTAG
- the vapC gene encoding type II toxin-antitoxin system tRNA(fMet)-specific endonuclease VapC has translation MIYLLDTNVCIIYLNRRNSGVQQHLERLSPSDVAVCSVVKAELFYGAMRSSNPTRTLALQEAFLIQFVSLPFDDAAASIFGRIRAELAALGTPIGPYDLQIAAIALANNLVLVTHNISEFGRVQGLRIEDWEL, from the coding sequence GTGATTTATTTACTGGATACCAATGTCTGTATTATTTACCTGAACCGTCGCAATTCAGGAGTACAGCAACATTTAGAACGGTTATCGCCGAGTGATGTTGCTGTTTGTTCTGTGGTCAAGGCTGAATTGTTTTATGGGGCGATGAGAAGCTCAAACCCAACTCGGACACTGGCGCTACAGGAAGCATTTTTAATTCAATTTGTTTCGTTACCTTTTGATGATGCAGCAGCTAGTATTTTTGGCAGAATTCGCGCTGAATTGGCAGCTTTAGGAACGCCTATCGGCCCCTACGATCTGCAAATTGCGGCGATCGCTTTAGCTAATAATTTAGTTTTGGTGACTCATAATATTAGTGAGTTTGGACGAGTGCAAGGTTTACGCATAGAAGACTGGGAATTATAG
- a CDS encoding CHAT domain-containing tetratricopeptide repeat protein yields the protein MASTIVLPAIAQEWRSAQILNSTYSPENSFNQGMKRYREGTVAGFRDAIQQWEEALRLWREANNSLQESITRNFLCSVYSNLGEYPKAINCYNQLLILTQTLEDQQTQATTLVSLAKIYAQLGEYQKALDTLNQTFPLWQTLNFKTGELAALNEMAIVYFNLGEFQQALNYYNQALAVVKPLGNPANVAAILNNIGQVKSELGQFEQALDHYKQALSLGEEVIQKFGDQTAIQVQRGKGATLNNIGFVYANLNQFDLALTTYNQALTLWQKIGDRTGEASTLNNIGFVYFQQGKLEQSLEFYNKALQIRQEVGDRPKEALSRYRVATVKRKQENFEEAIAQIETALTIIEDLRTQIANQDLRSAFLASKQDYYQFYIDLLMQLNQQQPKQGWDGKALQISERAKARSLLDILAEAQGEITSGIDPQLLEQKQTLKQKLSALEEQRIKLLSQSHTIIQKQEINQEIETLLQQYNQVLDKIRENNPHYAALTQPQPLNLSEIQKLLDNDTILLEYSLGKDRSYLWVVSPNSIQSHELPGEEAIKTSVKTFRENLILPSKRIRRSLYEETGKALTKIVFPFIPNLENKRLLIVADGALQYVPFAALPLSENNSEEDSIPLISNHELVTLPSASVLGILRQETQTRKPAEKLLAILADPVFSSTDERLKAVVSRAIKSLPPDLERSARESGVLFDRLPFTQEEAKQILALFPEQESLQEIGFNANRETATNPQLSQYRFIHFATHGLLNSENPQLSGLVFSLVDQSGQSQNGFLRLYDIFNLKLPVELVVLSACETGLGQEIKGEGLVGLTRGFMYAGASRVMVSLWKVDDQATSQLMVKFYQKMLEQRLSPVAALRQAQIEMQQNETSEWIPPYYWSGFTLQGEWQGILN from the coding sequence TTGGCTTCAACAATAGTTTTACCTGCGATCGCCCAAGAATGGCGATCCGCACAAATTCTTAATTCTACTTATAGCCCAGAAAATAGTTTTAATCAAGGGATGAAACGGTATCGAGAAGGAACAGTAGCGGGGTTTCGGGATGCTATTCAGCAGTGGGAAGAAGCGTTACGTCTGTGGCGAGAAGCAAATAATTCTCTTCAAGAATCAATTACTCGCAATTTTTTATGTTCTGTTTATAGTAATTTAGGGGAATATCCCAAGGCGATTAATTGTTATAATCAATTACTGATTTTAACTCAAACCCTTGAAGATCAACAAACTCAAGCCACAACTTTAGTTTCCCTTGCCAAAATTTATGCTCAATTAGGAGAATATCAAAAAGCCTTAGATACTCTCAATCAAACCTTTCCTTTATGGCAAACTCTCAATTTTAAAACAGGGGAGTTGGCGGCTTTGAATGAAATGGCTATTGTTTATTTTAATTTAGGAGAATTTCAACAAGCTCTAAATTATTATAATCAAGCCTTAGCAGTAGTAAAACCTTTAGGAAATCCCGCTAATGTGGCAGCTATTTTAAATAATATTGGTCAAGTTAAATCGGAATTGGGTCAATTTGAACAGGCTCTTGATCACTATAAACAGGCTTTAAGTTTAGGGGAAGAAGTGATTCAAAAGTTTGGTGATCAGACGGCAATTCAGGTTCAAAGAGGGAAAGGAGCAACGTTAAATAATATTGGGTTTGTTTATGCTAATTTGAATCAATTTGATTTAGCTTTAACAACCTATAATCAAGCCTTAACCCTGTGGCAAAAAATTGGCGATCGCACCGGAGAAGCCAGTACCTTAAATAATATTGGATTTGTTTATTTTCAACAAGGAAAGTTAGAACAATCCTTAGAATTCTATAACAAAGCCTTACAAATTCGTCAGGAAGTAGGCGATCGCCCTAAAGAAGCCTTATCTCGATATCGAGTCGCAACCGTTAAACGAAAACAAGAGAATTTTGAGGAAGCGATCGCTCAAATTGAAACGGCTTTAACCATTATTGAAGATTTACGAACCCAAATTGCAAATCAAGATTTAAGATCTGCTTTTTTAGCCTCTAAACAGGATTATTATCAATTTTATATTGATTTGTTAATGCAACTGAATCAACAACAACCCAAGCAAGGATGGGATGGAAAAGCCTTACAAATTAGTGAACGAGCCAAAGCCCGATCCTTATTAGATATTTTAGCAGAAGCTCAAGGAGAGATCACTTCTGGTATTGATCCTCAACTCTTAGAGCAAAAACAAACCTTAAAACAAAAATTATCGGCTTTAGAAGAACAACGCATTAAACTGTTAAGCCAGTCCCATACGATTATTCAAAAACAGGAAATTAACCAAGAAATTGAAACATTGCTCCAACAGTATAATCAAGTTTTAGATAAAATTCGGGAGAATAATCCCCATTATGCCGCCTTAACTCAACCTCAACCTTTAAATTTATCAGAAATTCAAAAATTATTAGATAATGATACTATTTTATTAGAATATTCTCTAGGAAAAGACCGGAGTTATTTATGGGTTGTTAGCCCTAATTCTATCCAAAGTCATGAATTACCTGGAGAAGAAGCCATTAAAACCAGCGTTAAAACCTTTCGAGAAAATTTAATTTTACCCAGTAAAAGAATTCGGCGATCGCTCTATGAAGAAACGGGAAAAGCCTTAACAAAAATAGTGTTTCCCTTCATCCCTAACTTAGAAAATAAAAGATTACTCATTGTGGCTGATGGAGCCTTACAATATGTTCCCTTTGCCGCCCTTCCTCTATCCGAAAACAACAGCGAGGAGGATTCAATACCATTAATTAGCAATCATGAATTAGTGACGTTACCCTCTGCTTCAGTTTTAGGAATTTTACGACAAGAAACCCAAACTCGAAAACCTGCCGAAAAACTGTTAGCAATATTAGCTGATCCAGTATTTAGTTCAACAGATGAACGATTAAAAGCTGTGGTTTCTAGGGCTATTAAATCCCTGCCTCCCGACTTAGAACGTTCTGCCAGAGAATCCGGTGTTTTATTTGATCGTTTACCCTTTACCCAAGAAGAAGCAAAACAGATTTTAGCCTTATTTCCTGAGCAGGAAAGTTTACAAGAAATCGGCTTTAATGCCAATCGAGAAACAGCAACAAATCCTCAATTGAGCCAATATCGTTTTATTCATTTTGCAACTCATGGTTTACTCAATAGTGAAAATCCTCAATTATCGGGTTTAGTATTTTCTTTAGTCGATCAAAGCGGACAATCTCAAAATGGATTTTTACGACTCTATGATATTTTTAATTTAAAATTACCTGTAGAATTAGTCGTATTAAGTGCCTGTGAAACGGGATTAGGACAGGAAATCAAAGGGGAAGGATTAGTAGGATTAACGAGGGGATTTATGTATGCGGGTGCGAGTCGAGTCATGGTCAGTTTATGGAAAGTTGATGATCAAGCAACCTCCCAATTAATGGTTAAATTTTATCAAAAAATGTTAGAACAACGATTATCTCCAGTCGCGGCTTTACGGCAAGCTCAAATTGAAATGCAACAAAATGAAACCTCAGAATGGATACCTCCTTATTATTGGTCGGGGTTTACATTACAAGGAGAATGGCAAGGAATTTTGAATTAG
- a CDS encoding DUF928 domain-containing protein, translating into MVIKSVSCLSLILGMVLPITASLASVPSPVKNRVNSPMQISLEFPPAPKGEGPVSTAGGGTRSPECKISDIPMTALVPSKNTSTVSANPTFFVYIPEITFPQSGVALGEFVLVNNRGKDVYLTTIQLPLDGSIVQIALPKTVALEVGKQYKWLFSMKCQSSNPNSTDSNNLESLPNVASLEVYIQRNKLTPTLERELEKTQDPLKKAEIYVRENLWQDTLMIMAQLRDSQQEEWKSLLNSIKIEESIIEAPFAPEPTVSNSDEQSAQ; encoded by the coding sequence ATGGTTATCAAATCTGTGAGTTGTTTGAGTTTGATTTTAGGCATGGTTTTGCCTATTACAGCGAGTCTAGCGAGTGTTCCTTCTCCCGTTAAAAACCGGGTCAATTCCCCAATGCAAATCAGTTTAGAATTTCCCCCGGCACCCAAGGGTGAGGGGCCAGTAAGTACCGCCGGAGGAGGAACACGGTCACCTGAGTGCAAAATCAGTGATATACCCATGACTGCTTTAGTACCAAGTAAGAATACCTCAACGGTTTCTGCTAACCCAACATTTTTTGTTTATATTCCCGAAATCACTTTTCCTCAATCTGGGGTCGCACTCGGTGAGTTTGTTCTAGTGAATAACAGGGGAAAAGATGTTTATCTAACAACAATTCAACTGCCTTTAGACGGGAGTATTGTGCAGATTGCTTTGCCTAAAACGGTAGCTTTAGAAGTTGGAAAACAATATAAGTGGCTATTTTCAATGAAGTGTCAAAGTAGCAATCCTAATTCTACAGATTCTAATAATCTTGAATCTCTTCCAAATGTTGCGTCTTTAGAAGTTTATATTCAGCGAAATAAATTGACCCCTACCCTAGAAAGGGAACTAGAAAAAACTCAAGATCCGTTAAAAAAAGCAGAAATTTATGTCCGTGAAAACCTCTGGCAAGATACATTAATGATCATGGCTCAGTTGCGAGATTCCCAGCAAGAAGAATGGAAAAGTTTACTCAATTCTATTAAAATTGAAGAATCAATTATAGAAGCTCCATTTGCACCCGAACCAACAGTAAGTAATTCTGACGAACAATCTGCTCAATAA
- a CDS encoding M3 family metallopeptidase, producing MTENPLLIGQGLPPFEMMTPDDVVPGITQLLMELEQDLATLETYLKPTWTDLVEPLQKLQERLTWSWGIVGHLMGVKNSPELRTAHETVQPNIVQFINELNQSKIIYQAFKQLRNSLEWEQLDSAQQRIVNMALRDAELSGVGLEGEERDHFNGIELELAELSTRFSNHVLDATKAFSLTLTTPEEIAGLPPSLLSLAAQAARSAGEENATPENGPWRITLDFPSFGPFLKYSQRRDLREQVYRGYISRASSGEFDNFPLIERILELRKQKASILGFNSYAELSLASKMAPHVEAVEALLEELRIVSYDAAQQEFEDLKAFAASKGAEETENLQHWDIAFWSERQREEKFAFTDEELRPYFALPQVLEGLFGLVHRIFGIMITPADGQAPVWHPDVRYFEVTHENGNPIAYFYLDAYSRPAEKRGGAWMDECITRAKFVEQGETKVRLPVAYLQCNQTPPVDDKPSLMTFAEVETLFHEFGHGLQHMLTTVDYAGAAGINNVEWDAVELPSQFMENWCYDRSTLFGMAKHYQTGETLPEHYYQKLLAAKTYMSGTGMLRQLHFAFVDIELHHRYQLGGSETISAVRNRIAEKSMILKPLPEDAFLCAFGHIFAGGYAAGYYSYKWAEVLSADAFAAFEEAGLENENAISETGKRFRDTVLALGGSLHPMEVFKAFRGREPSTKPLLIHSGLVAA from the coding sequence ATGACAGAAAACCCCCTACTGATTGGTCAGGGATTACCACCCTTTGAAATGATGACACCGGATGATGTTGTTCCTGGAATTACGCAACTGTTAATGGAACTGGAACAGGATCTTGCGACCTTAGAAACATATCTTAAACCGACCTGGACGGATTTAGTTGAACCTTTGCAAAAATTACAAGAACGGTTAACGTGGAGTTGGGGAATTGTGGGGCATTTAATGGGGGTAAAAAATAGCCCCGAATTGAGAACAGCCCATGAAACAGTTCAGCCTAATATTGTACAGTTTATCAATGAACTTAACCAAAGTAAAATAATTTATCAAGCTTTTAAACAGTTAAGAAATAGCCTGGAATGGGAGCAATTAGATTCAGCGCAACAACGTATTGTGAATATGGCTCTGCGAGATGCAGAATTATCCGGGGTGGGATTAGAAGGAGAAGAACGCGATCATTTTAATGGCATTGAATTAGAATTAGCCGAACTTTCAACTCGATTTTCTAATCATGTTTTAGATGCGACAAAAGCATTTAGTTTAACTCTAACAACACCCGAAGAAATTGCAGGTTTACCTCCGAGTTTACTCAGTTTAGCCGCTCAAGCTGCTCGGTCAGCCGGGGAAGAAAACGCCACCCCAGAAAACGGCCCCTGGCGAATTACCTTGGATTTTCCTAGTTTTGGCCCCTTCTTAAAATATAGTCAGAGAAGGGATTTACGCGAACAAGTCTATCGAGGTTATATTAGTCGGGCTTCTAGTGGAGAATTCGATAATTTTCCCTTAATTGAACGGATTTTAGAACTCAGGAAACAAAAAGCAAGTATTTTGGGTTTTAATAGCTATGCAGAACTGAGTTTAGCGAGTAAAATGGCTCCCCATGTGGAAGCTGTGGAGGCATTATTAGAAGAATTACGCATTGTCAGTTATGATGCGGCTCAACAGGAATTTGAAGATTTAAAAGCCTTTGCTGCTTCAAAAGGCGCAGAAGAAACCGAGAATTTACAACATTGGGATATTGCCTTTTGGTCAGAGCGCCAACGAGAGGAAAAATTTGCTTTTACAGATGAAGAATTACGGCCCTATTTTGCCTTACCCCAAGTTTTAGAGGGGTTATTTGGGTTAGTTCATCGCATTTTTGGGATTATGATTACTCCGGCGGATGGTCAAGCACCCGTTTGGCATCCAGATGTCCGTTATTTTGAAGTTACCCATGAAAACGGAAACCCCATTGCCTACTTCTATTTAGATGCCTATAGTCGCCCCGCAGAAAAACGAGGAGGGGCCTGGATGGATGAGTGTATTACTCGCGCTAAATTTGTGGAACAGGGAGAAACAAAAGTGCGATTACCTGTGGCTTATTTACAGTGTAATCAAACGCCTCCGGTAGATGATAAACCTAGTTTAATGACGTTTGCAGAAGTGGAAACGTTATTCCATGAATTTGGTCATGGGTTACAACATATGTTAACAACGGTTGACTATGCAGGGGCGGCCGGAATTAATAATGTGGAATGGGATGCTGTGGAATTACCGAGCCAATTTATGGAAAATTGGTGTTATGATCGATCCACATTATTTGGCATGGCAAAACATTATCAAACCGGAGAAACCTTACCCGAACATTATTATCAAAAGTTGTTAGCGGCTAAAACCTATATGAGCGGAACTGGAATGCTGCGACAACTCCATTTTGCTTTTGTTGATATTGAGTTACATCACCGTTATCAACTCGGAGGAAGTGAAACGATTAGCGCTGTTCGCAACCGCATTGCCGAGAAAAGCATGATTTTAAAACCTCTGCCAGAAGATGCCTTTTTATGTGCTTTTGGTCATATTTTTGCGGGCGGTTATGCAGCAGGATATTACAGTTATAAATGGGCAGAAGTTTTGAGTGCTGATGCTTTTGCTGCCTTTGAAGAAGCAGGATTAGAAAATGAAAATGCTATCTCTGAAACCGGGAAACGCTTCCGCGATACGGTGTTAGCATTAGGAGGAAGTTTGCATCCGATGGAAGTATTTAAAGCTTTCCGAGGGCGGGAACCGAGTACAAAACCTCTATTAATTCATAGTGGTTTAGTAGCAGCTTAA
- a CDS encoding RNA-binding domain-containing protein has product MDLETLLERINLGEDQDIEFKSADGGFPNEVWKTVSAFANTDGGYIVLGVTENRNRFEITGVRNPNVLLKEFWNNHNNQQKLSFSICDNSDVQTLKIESHNLVIIKVPRATRTQRPVYINKNPITGTYKRNHDGDYPCTDDEVRQMLRDASNDPQDIQILDKFDLRDLDPETLKSFRQRFSSREPDHPWLALDERNLLIQLGGWRRNRNTDKEGLTLAGLLMFGRGNSISEALPRYQLDYQERLSNDPDVRWTYRLTLDGKWEPNLFNFYYRVYSRLVNDLDVPFKLDKDAVRRGETHVHEAVREALVNTLIHADHLSSRPIIVTKFPNGFLFNNPGRLRISILQLYDGGISDPRNPKLQTMFQMLGLGEKAGSGFKKILRAWKEQQWFRPLVSEKFDLEMTSVALPMLSLIPENVEQELKEIVGDNYCELTELDRIILVLAHQFGEISNSDIQCYRQEHPRDIGECLKHLVNNGWLAQSGRGRGTQYALPNKGQPDLLSLLPSSEYYEPSSEHNESSSEHNEPSSVHNEPSSVHNESSSVHNQTSSVHKDENLLLLEIAAPVREKNRVSPELMRDTILKLCSERYLTVKRLAELLNRSSETIRTHYINPMWSEKLLELKYPDEPTHPQQAYRTLLSQGISKVSDTRSSSQTP; this is encoded by the coding sequence ATGGATTTAGAAACATTACTTGAGCGAATAAATCTTGGAGAAGACCAAGACATTGAATTTAAGTCTGCTGACGGCGGTTTTCCCAATGAAGTTTGGAAAACTGTATCAGCTTTTGCCAATACAGATGGCGGTTATATTGTTCTAGGTGTCACTGAAAATCGAAATAGATTCGAGATTACAGGTGTTCGCAATCCTAATGTTTTACTTAAAGAGTTTTGGAATAATCATAATAATCAGCAAAAACTAAGCTTCTCAATTTGCGATAATTCTGACGTGCAAACTTTGAAGATAGAAAGTCATAATTTAGTTATTATTAAAGTTCCTAGAGCAACTAGAACGCAACGACCTGTTTATATTAATAAAAATCCCATAACGGGAACCTATAAACGCAACCATGACGGCGATTATCCTTGCACGGATGATGAAGTTCGCCAAATGTTACGCGATGCCAGTAATGACCCTCAAGATATCCAAATTTTAGATAAATTTGACCTGCGAGACCTCGATCCAGAAACTTTAAAATCTTTTCGTCAACGCTTTAGCTCCAGGGAACCAGATCATCCTTGGTTAGCATTAGACGAGCGCAATTTATTGATTCAGTTAGGCGGATGGAGGCGCAATAGAAACACTGATAAAGAAGGGTTAACTCTCGCTGGTTTACTAATGTTCGGGAGGGGAAATAGTATTTCAGAGGCACTTCCTCGCTATCAACTTGACTATCAAGAACGGCTGTCTAACGATCCAGATGTTCGTTGGACATATAGACTGACACTTGATGGTAAATGGGAGCCTAATCTCTTCAATTTTTATTATCGCGTCTATAGTCGTTTAGTTAATGATTTAGATGTTCCGTTTAAACTAGATAAAGATGCTGTGAGGCGGGGAGAAACTCATGTCCATGAAGCGGTTAGGGAGGCTCTAGTAAATACTTTAATTCATGCCGATCATTTATCTTCTCGTCCTATTATAGTAACTAAGTTTCCTAATGGTTTTTTATTCAATAATCCAGGTCGGCTAAGGATTTCTATTCTGCAACTTTATGATGGAGGTATCAGCGATCCGCGCAATCCTAAACTGCAAACAATGTTTCAAATGCTTGGTTTAGGTGAAAAAGCCGGATCGGGTTTTAAAAAGATTCTACGAGCCTGGAAAGAACAACAATGGTTTAGGCCATTAGTGTCAGAAAAATTCGATTTAGAGATGACATCTGTTGCTCTGCCGATGCTTAGTTTAATTCCTGAAAATGTCGAGCAAGAACTAAAAGAAATAGTGGGAGATAACTACTGCGAACTAACAGAATTAGATCGAATTATTTTGGTACTAGCGCATCAGTTTGGAGAAATTAGTAATAGTGACATTCAGTGTTACAGACAGGAACACCCTAGAGATATAGGAGAGTGCCTAAAGCACTTGGTCAATAACGGCTGGTTGGCACAATCAGGACGTGGACGTGGAACCCAGTATGCTCTACCAAATAAAGGTCAACCGGATTTGCTTTCACTGCTTCCAAGCTCCGAATATTATGAACCAAGCTCCGAACATAACGAGTCTAGCTCCGAACATAACGAGCCAAGCTCCGTGCATAACGAGCCAAGCTCCGTGCATAACGAGTCTAGCTCCGTGCATAATCAGACAAGCTCCGTGCATAAAGATGAAAATTTATTATTACTAGAAATAGCTGCTCCCGTTCGAGAGAAGAATCGGGTAAGTCCTGAGTTGATGAGAGATACTATTCTGAAACTGTGTTCGGAAAGATATTTAACTGTAAAAAGATTAGCTGAACTATTGAATCGCAGTTCTGAAACAATTAGAACTCATTACATTAATCCGATGTGGTCAGAAAAATTGCTTGAACTCAAATACCCTGACGAGCCAACTCATCCGCAGCAAGCATACAGAACCTTATTGTCTCAAGGAATTAGCAAGGTTTCTGATACTCGATCATCTTCCCAAACTCCATAA
- a CDS encoding HAD family hydrolase, which translates to MSLKAVLFDFNGVIINDEPIHEQLIEELLLTENLRSKREEIRKFCLGRSDRACLTDLLTYRGRAVSNAYLDQLIERKSIAYQNRLQQLEPLPLYPGLETLLQQLQAADLKLALVTGAMGEEVELILNRSGLRNNFPIIVTGDDITLSKPEPEGYLLAVERLNQVYPQLNLQPSDCLAIEDTFVGIIAAQRAGIQVVGIAHTYPLHFLQRWANWAVDRFSDLELERIQKKFLQEPLQSTVPLC; encoded by the coding sequence ATGAGTTTAAAGGCGGTTCTATTTGATTTTAATGGAGTCATTATTAATGATGAACCCATCCATGAGCAACTCATAGAAGAACTATTGCTGACAGAAAACCTACGTTCTAAACGGGAAGAAATTCGCAAATTTTGTTTAGGACGGAGCGATCGCGCTTGTTTAACAGACCTGTTAACTTATCGAGGTCGGGCTGTTAGTAATGCCTATTTAGATCAATTAATTGAACGTAAATCCATCGCCTACCAAAATCGCTTACAACAGTTAGAACCCCTTCCCCTCTATCCCGGTCTTGAAACCTTACTCCAACAGTTGCAAGCCGCCGATCTAAAATTAGCTTTGGTGACAGGTGCGATGGGGGAGGAAGTGGAACTAATCTTAAATCGCAGTGGACTGAGGAATAATTTTCCGATTATTGTGACAGGGGATGATATTACCCTCAGCAAACCCGAACCCGAAGGCTATTTGTTAGCGGTAGAACGCTTAAACCAGGTTTACCCCCAATTAAACTTACAGCCCTCAGACTGTCTCGCCATCGAGGATACCTTTGTGGGGATTATCGCAGCCCAACGGGCCGGAATACAAGTGGTCGGTATCGCCCATACCTACCCCTTACATTTTCTGCAACGCTGGGCAAATTGGGCGGTGGATCGGTTCTCGGATCTGGAATTAGAGAGAATTCAAAAAAAATTTTTACAAGAACCTTTACAATCTACCGTTCCCTTGTGTTAA